A segment of the Bacteroides intestinalis DSM 17393 genome:
AGCACATCCAGCTTGTTCGCAATCTTTTTAACACCCACATAGCTGTCGAAAGTTACCGTAGCTTTGCCACCTGATTTGCTACCATTCTTGGTTGTGATTACAACTACACCATTGGCACCACGAGCACCATAGATGGCAGTGGCTGAAGCATCCTTTAATACGTCGATGGTTTCAATTTCAGCGGGGTCAAGGGTTGACATACCGTCTTCACTAGGGAAGCCATCAATGATGTAAAGGGGCTCGTTGCTTTGAGTGATAGAGATACCTCCACGTACACGTACAGAAATGGAAGCACCCGGAGTACCTTCACTCTGTTGTACCATCACACCTGCCATACGTCCAGCCAAAGCCTGTGTAACATCACTTACAGGTACTTTAGAAAGTTCTTTGCTGCTAACTGAGGTTACCGATCCGGTCAAATCTCTACGAGGAACAGCGGCATATCCAATTACTACAACGTCTTCCAATAATACGGCGTCAGCTTGCAGGGTCACGTTTATTACACTTTGATTATTGACTTTCACTTCTTGCGAAGTCATACCTACGTAAGAGAAAACTAATACATCTTTAGATGCATCATTTACCTTTAGAGTATACTTACCGTCCAGATCGGTAACAGTTCCAACACCAGCAGCACCTTTAACGACGACACTGCCTCCAATCACTTCATATCCTTCGCTATCAAGTACTTTACCGGTTACTGTCAGACTTTGCGCGTATGTGATCATACTAACGAAAGCGAGGATAAACATTAAAAATAATTCTTTTAATTTATACATAATAAATAAATCTAAGGTTTAATTTTAGAATTTTACGAGGCAAACATACGACATGTGATAGAAAAGGTGTAAAAGCATTGTTTTTGATTCTCCCACTTTTACTCTTTTTCTATATTAATATTGTTCACCACACAGCATTTTTGTGTAAAAACAGCCTCACAAGTATCCTGAGACGATGTGCTGTTTAATCAGTAAGTTTCTATATCTTGCTCTTATCATAGATAAAAATGTCCCTTTTCACAGGTTTTTATTTTAATGATCAGTAAGTTTTTGAGGTTGGATATATTATTCTGATAATGTTTCAAATTTATAGACTGTGGTTTGCCGGTAAGTATTTCCCGGAAACAAACTTGTAGTCGGAAATTGAGGAATATTGGGGGAATTTGGAAAATGTTGCATCTCAAGGCAAAAACCATAATATTCCCCATATATTCTTCCGCCATGTCCGGTAAGATAGTCCATATTTGAGCTGGGAATATAAAACTGCATACCCGGTTCTGTGGTGTATGCTTTTAAAACTCTACCGGATATAGGTTCTACCACGATTGCCGCCAATTCCGGAGAGTCGGAGGATTTATTCAGTTTATAATTGATATCATATCCTTTGCCCATTTTCTTTATCCGCATTTCTGCCGATAGAGCAGAAGTATAATCATATTCGGTTCCGGTTACGGACATTAGTTCACCGGTAGGGATACCTATGGAATCTACCAAAGTTATGGAATCTGCCCGAATCATATATATATGGCTCAATACAGGAGCTTTGCATCCGGTCAGATTGAAGTAGCTGTGATTTGTGAAATTTACCACTGTTGGTTTGTCGGTCACAGCTGTATATTCTAAGATAATTTCA
Coding sequences within it:
- a CDS encoding aldose epimerase family protein; amino-acid sequence: MIFIAMKVHITILWITILLLSVSCMQTDLCQLSISKENSISNGDKTIEFFKLINENGMSVKVTNYAASLTDVSVPDKQGNFEHVVLGFDSLKNYLGKHPKFGATIGRFANRIRNAEFSLNGQTYHLEKNNKGHSIHGGTHGFNRQIFDTDTFYTVKDTAIVIFKYRSTHQEGGFPGNLDISIAYKLTNHNEIILEYTAVTDKPTVVNFTNHSYFNLTGCKAPVLSHIYMIRADSITLVDSIGIPTGELMSVTGTEYDYTSALSAEMRIKKMGKGYDINYKLNKSSDSPELAAIVVEPISGRVLKAYTTEPGMQFYIPSSNMDYLTGHGGRIYGEYYGFCLEMQHFPNSPNIPQFPTTSLFPGNTYRQTTVYKFETLSE